The Elusimicrobia bacterium HGW-Elusimicrobia-1 DNA segment GCGCTTCGACGGGGATATGACGTCGCCTGTCTCGCGTTTGATTACGGACAGCGGCACCGCCGCGAAATATCGTGTTCCCGTCGGATTGCACGCCTCAACGGGCTGAAGTTGTCGGTCGTCAAAACGGCTTTTCCGTGGAATCGCAGTTCCCTTGTGTCGGGCGGCCCGGCTGTAGCCGACGCCGTTGGCGGGATTTCGAGGATACCGTCCACATACGTTCCCGGGCGCAACACGGTTTTTCTTGCGGCTGCGCTTTCTTTCGCCGAGTCAACCGGCGCGGAGCGTATTTTCATCGGAGCCAATGCCGTGGATTTTTCGGGATACCCCGATTGTCGGCCCGCTTATTACGCGGCGTGGAACCGACTTCTGGCTTCTCTTGGCACAAAAATAAAAATCGAAACTCCGCTTCTGCGACTGAAAAAATCAGGGATCATAAAAATGGGCGTTCGGATGGGCGTTCCATAC contains these protein-coding regions:
- the queC gene encoding 7-cyano-7-deazaguanine synthase QueC encodes the protein MKKRKAIVLLSGGLDSATCLYHALRRGYDVACLAFDYGQRHRREISCSRRIARLNGLKLSVVKTAFPWNRSSLVSGGPAVADAVGGISRIPSTYVPGRNTVFLAAALSFAESTGAERIFIGANAVDFSGYPDCRPAYYAAWNRLLASLGTKIKIETPLLRLKKSGIIKMGVRMGVPYELTWSCYRGLSRPCGKCDSCAIRSRGFAEAGFKDPAVGSRERQSKKNAKK